A region from the Branchiostoma floridae strain S238N-H82 chromosome 9, Bfl_VNyyK, whole genome shotgun sequence genome encodes:
- the LOC118422459 gene encoding heterogeneous nuclear ribonucleoprotein R-like isoform X1 — protein MSAEGEDQPQAMEETEQQEPMETSQSGDQGLPQSVQDALNKMYEEGVLSPEDLDERALDALREFDESGAHDVLKQFAESDLSHVQNKSAFLCGVMKTYRQRNKNKQNQQGDASKKGPDETKIKEILDRTGYKLDVTTGQRKYAMPVTEEEEKEMTDKLTQQGHTSQSSMVFVSKIPRDMFEDELIPLFEKPGPIFDLRLMMDPLSGQNRGYAFVTYTTKESAQDAVKQLDNYEIRKGRWLGVCISVANNRLFVGSIPKNKSKQEIFDEFGKVTNGLKDVIIYYMPEDKRKNRGFAFLEYLSHKEASLARRRLMSGRIKVWGNITVTVDWADPIEEPDDEVMSKVKVLYVRNLAVEAAEEIIQAKFEPYGTVERVKKIKDYAFVHFENREDAIKAMEDLNGKELEGSAMEISLAKPPSEKKKERKRQREQEKMMGGYDYDGFGGGRGGPMRGRGRGGFDRRGRDYGGDYGYGGGYDDYGYGGYAEDYRGGYDDPYYNDPYYGGGYDRYDDYGYGGGYGGRGGRGRGGPMGPPRGGMGPRGAPRGRAGFSPRGGAARGGRGGRGGTQQRGRGGRGGGRGGGTRGGAKRKADGQGNQGPDTKRRANNQGGGQWQSAPIAQQPLASQDWGGQGYSGGSSSGGQEWYQDSYGQQWK, from the exons ATGTCTGCAGAAGGCGAGGACCAACCGCAGGCCATGGAGGAGACCGAGCAGCAGGAGCCCATGGAGACCTCGCAGAGTGGCGACCAGGGCCTGCCGCAATCCGTACAAGATGCACTAAACAAGATGTATGAAGAAG GTGTTCTTTCACCTGAGGACCTGGACGAGAGAGCGTTGGACGCCCTGCGCGAGTTCGACGAGTCTGGCGCCCACGACGTCCTGAAACAGTTCGCTGAGAGCGACCTATCACATGTACAGAACAAAAGTGCGTTCCTGTGTGGCGTCATGAAGACGTACCGACAACGGAACAAGAACAAACAGAACCAACAGGGCGATGCTTCCAAGAAGGGACCTGATGAGACAAAAATCAAA GAAATCCTGGACAGAACGGGATACAAACTTGATGTGACGACAGGACAGCGCAAGTACGCAATGCCGGTCACagaggaagaagagaaagaaatgaCAGACAAGCTCACACAG CAAGGACATACCTCCCAGAGTAGCATG GTGTTTGTCAGTAAGATACCGAGAGACATGTTTGAAGATGAGCTCATTCCTCTGTTTGAGAAGCCCGGACCCATCTTTGACCTCAG GCTGATGATGGACCCACTCAGCGGACAGAACAGAGGCTATGCTTTCGTCACGTATACCACTAAGGAATCTGCACAGGATGCTGTCAAACAG CTTGACAACTATGAGATCAGAAAGGGACGCTGGCTGGGTGTGTGCATCTCAGTGGCCAACAACCGGTTGTTCGTCGGCTCTATCCCCAAGAACAAGAGCAAGCAGGAGATCTTCGACGAGTTTGGCAAAGTCACAA ACGGGCTTAAGGATGTGATCATCTACTACATGCCTGAGGACAAGAGAAAGAACCGAGGCTTTGCCTTCCTGGAGTACCTGTCACACAAGGAGGCGTCGCTGGCCAGGCGAAGGCTCATGAGCGGGCGCATCAAGGTCTGGGGCAACATCACAGTCACGGTCGACTGGGCCGACCCCATCGAAGAGCCAGACGATGAGGTCATGTCGAAG GTTAAGGTGCTGTATGTGAGGAACCTTGCTGTTGAAGCTGCCGAGGAGATCATCCAAGCAAAGTTTGAGCCGTACGGGACAGTAGAGAGAGTCAAAAAGATCAAGGACTACGCCTTCGTCCACTTTGAGAACAGAGAAGATGCCATCAAG GCCATGGAAGATCTGAATGGCAAGGAGCTGGAAGGGTCTGCCATGGAAATCTCACTCGCCAAGCCACCAtcggagaagaagaaagagaggaAGAGGCAGAGAGAGCAGGAAAAGATGATGGGCGG CTATGACTACGATGGGTTTGGTGGTGGCCGCGGAGGCCCCATGCGTGGTCGAGGCCGTGGTGGTTTCGATCGCCGCGGTCGAGACTACGGGGGAGACTATGGCTACGGTGGCGGCTATGACGACTACGGCTATGGGGGATACGCCGAGGACTACCGTGGAGGCTACGATGACCCTTACTACAATGACCCCTACTACGGTGGCGGTTACGACCGTTACGATGACTATGGCTATGGTGGTGGTTATGGTGGCCGCGGCGGCCGTGGCCGCGGTGGTCCGATGGGCCCTCCCCGCGGGGGCATGGGACCCCGCGGTGCTCCTCGGGGCCGTGCTGGCTTCTCGCCACGAGGCGGGGCCGCCCGGGGAGGCCGCGGCGGCCGAGGGGGGACGCAGCAGCGCGGTAGAGGGGGTCGCGGGGGCGGCCGTGGGGGTGGCACTAGGGGGGGCGCCAAGAGGAAGGCTGACGGGCAGGGAAATCAGGGGCCCGACACGAAGCGCCGTGCCAACAACCAAGGAGGAGGCCAGTGGCAGTCTGCTCCCATTGCTCAGCAGCCTCTCGCCAGCCAGGACTGGGGCGGCCAGGGCTACAGCGGCGGATCTTCCAGCGGTGGTCAGGAATGGTACCAGGACTCCTACGGCCAGCAGTGGAAATAG
- the LOC118422459 gene encoding heterogeneous nuclear ribonucleoprotein R-like isoform X2: MSAEGEDQPQAMEETEQQEPMETSQSGDQGLPQSVQDALNKMYEEGVLSPEDLDERALDALREFDESGAHDVLKQFAESDLSHVQNKSAFLCGVMKTYRQRNKNKQNQQGDASKKGPDETKIKEILDRTGYKLDVTTGQRKYAMPVTEEEEKEMTDKLTQQGHTSQSSMVFVGKIPRDMYEDELIPLFEKCGTIFDLRLMMDPLSGQNRGYAFVTYTTKESAQDAVKQLDNYEIRKGRWLGVCISVANNRLFVGSIPKNKSKQEIFDEFGKVTNGLKDVIIYYMPEDKRKNRGFAFLEYLSHKEASLARRRLMSGRIKVWGNITVTVDWADPIEEPDDEVMSKVKVLYVRNLAVEAAEEIIQAKFEPYGTVERVKKIKDYAFVHFENREDAIKAMEDLNGKELEGSAMEISLAKPPSEKKKERKRQREQEKMMGGYDYDGFGGGRGGPMRGRGRGGFDRRGRDYGGDYGYGGGYDDYGYGGYAEDYRGGYDDPYYNDPYYGGGYDRYDDYGYGGGYGGRGGRGRGGPMGPPRGGMGPRGAPRGRAGFSPRGGAARGGRGGRGGTQQRGRGGRGGGRGGGTRGGAKRKADGQGNQGPDTKRRANNQGGGQWQSAPIAQQPLASQDWGGQGYSGGSSSGGQEWYQDSYGQQWK; this comes from the exons ATGTCTGCAGAAGGCGAGGACCAACCGCAGGCCATGGAGGAGACCGAGCAGCAGGAGCCCATGGAGACCTCGCAGAGTGGCGACCAGGGCCTGCCGCAATCCGTACAAGATGCACTAAACAAGATGTATGAAGAAG GTGTTCTTTCACCTGAGGACCTGGACGAGAGAGCGTTGGACGCCCTGCGCGAGTTCGACGAGTCTGGCGCCCACGACGTCCTGAAACAGTTCGCTGAGAGCGACCTATCACATGTACAGAACAAAAGTGCGTTCCTGTGTGGCGTCATGAAGACGTACCGACAACGGAACAAGAACAAACAGAACCAACAGGGCGATGCTTCCAAGAAGGGACCTGATGAGACAAAAATCAAA GAAATCCTGGACAGAACGGGATACAAACTTGATGTGACGACAGGACAGCGCAAGTACGCAATGCCGGTCACagaggaagaagagaaagaaatgaCAGACAAGCTCACACAG CAAGGACATACCTCCCAGAGTAGCATG GTGTTTGTTGGTAAGATTCCGAGGGACATGTATGAAGATGAGCTCATACCACTGTTTGAGAAATGTGGAACCATCTTTGACCTCAG GCTGATGATGGACCCACTCAGCGGACAGAACAGAGGCTATGCTTTCGTCACGTATACCACTAAGGAATCTGCACAGGATGCTGTCAAACAG CTTGACAACTATGAGATCAGAAAGGGACGCTGGCTGGGTGTGTGCATCTCAGTGGCCAACAACCGGTTGTTCGTCGGCTCTATCCCCAAGAACAAGAGCAAGCAGGAGATCTTCGACGAGTTTGGCAAAGTCACAA ACGGGCTTAAGGATGTGATCATCTACTACATGCCTGAGGACAAGAGAAAGAACCGAGGCTTTGCCTTCCTGGAGTACCTGTCACACAAGGAGGCGTCGCTGGCCAGGCGAAGGCTCATGAGCGGGCGCATCAAGGTCTGGGGCAACATCACAGTCACGGTCGACTGGGCCGACCCCATCGAAGAGCCAGACGATGAGGTCATGTCGAAG GTTAAGGTGCTGTATGTGAGGAACCTTGCTGTTGAAGCTGCCGAGGAGATCATCCAAGCAAAGTTTGAGCCGTACGGGACAGTAGAGAGAGTCAAAAAGATCAAGGACTACGCCTTCGTCCACTTTGAGAACAGAGAAGATGCCATCAAG GCCATGGAAGATCTGAATGGCAAGGAGCTGGAAGGGTCTGCCATGGAAATCTCACTCGCCAAGCCACCAtcggagaagaagaaagagaggaAGAGGCAGAGAGAGCAGGAAAAGATGATGGGCGG CTATGACTACGATGGGTTTGGTGGTGGCCGCGGAGGCCCCATGCGTGGTCGAGGCCGTGGTGGTTTCGATCGCCGCGGTCGAGACTACGGGGGAGACTATGGCTACGGTGGCGGCTATGACGACTACGGCTATGGGGGATACGCCGAGGACTACCGTGGAGGCTACGATGACCCTTACTACAATGACCCCTACTACGGTGGCGGTTACGACCGTTACGATGACTATGGCTATGGTGGTGGTTATGGTGGCCGCGGCGGCCGTGGCCGCGGTGGTCCGATGGGCCCTCCCCGCGGGGGCATGGGACCCCGCGGTGCTCCTCGGGGCCGTGCTGGCTTCTCGCCACGAGGCGGGGCCGCCCGGGGAGGCCGCGGCGGCCGAGGGGGGACGCAGCAGCGCGGTAGAGGGGGTCGCGGGGGCGGCCGTGGGGGTGGCACTAGGGGGGGCGCCAAGAGGAAGGCTGACGGGCAGGGAAATCAGGGGCCCGACACGAAGCGCCGTGCCAACAACCAAGGAGGAGGCCAGTGGCAGTCTGCTCCCATTGCTCAGCAGCCTCTCGCCAGCCAGGACTGGGGCGGCCAGGGCTACAGCGGCGGATCTTCCAGCGGTGGTCAGGAATGGTACCAGGACTCCTACGGCCAGCAGTGGAAATAG
- the LOC118422459 gene encoding heterogeneous nuclear ribonucleoprotein R-like isoform X3, with product MSAEGEDQPQAMEETEQQEPMETSQSGDQGLPQSVQDALNKMYEEGVLSPEDLDERALDALREFDESGAHDVLKQFAESDLSHVQNKSAFLCGVMKTYRQRNKNKQNQQGDASKKGPDETKIKEILDRTGYKLDVTTGQRKYAMPVTEEEEKEMTDKLTQVFVSKIPRDMFEDELIPLFEKPGPIFDLRLMMDPLSGQNRGYAFVTYTTKESAQDAVKQLDNYEIRKGRWLGVCISVANNRLFVGSIPKNKSKQEIFDEFGKVTNGLKDVIIYYMPEDKRKNRGFAFLEYLSHKEASLARRRLMSGRIKVWGNITVTVDWADPIEEPDDEVMSKVKVLYVRNLAVEAAEEIIQAKFEPYGTVERVKKIKDYAFVHFENREDAIKAMEDLNGKELEGSAMEISLAKPPSEKKKERKRQREQEKMMGGYDYDGFGGGRGGPMRGRGRGGFDRRGRDYGGDYGYGGGYDDYGYGGYAEDYRGGYDDPYYNDPYYGGGYDRYDDYGYGGGYGGRGGRGRGGPMGPPRGGMGPRGAPRGRAGFSPRGGAARGGRGGRGGTQQRGRGGRGGGRGGGTRGGAKRKADGQGNQGPDTKRRANNQGGGQWQSAPIAQQPLASQDWGGQGYSGGSSSGGQEWYQDSYGQQWK from the exons ATGTCTGCAGAAGGCGAGGACCAACCGCAGGCCATGGAGGAGACCGAGCAGCAGGAGCCCATGGAGACCTCGCAGAGTGGCGACCAGGGCCTGCCGCAATCCGTACAAGATGCACTAAACAAGATGTATGAAGAAG GTGTTCTTTCACCTGAGGACCTGGACGAGAGAGCGTTGGACGCCCTGCGCGAGTTCGACGAGTCTGGCGCCCACGACGTCCTGAAACAGTTCGCTGAGAGCGACCTATCACATGTACAGAACAAAAGTGCGTTCCTGTGTGGCGTCATGAAGACGTACCGACAACGGAACAAGAACAAACAGAACCAACAGGGCGATGCTTCCAAGAAGGGACCTGATGAGACAAAAATCAAA GAAATCCTGGACAGAACGGGATACAAACTTGATGTGACGACAGGACAGCGCAAGTACGCAATGCCGGTCACagaggaagaagagaaagaaatgaCAGACAAGCTCACACAG GTGTTTGTCAGTAAGATACCGAGAGACATGTTTGAAGATGAGCTCATTCCTCTGTTTGAGAAGCCCGGACCCATCTTTGACCTCAG GCTGATGATGGACCCACTCAGCGGACAGAACAGAGGCTATGCTTTCGTCACGTATACCACTAAGGAATCTGCACAGGATGCTGTCAAACAG CTTGACAACTATGAGATCAGAAAGGGACGCTGGCTGGGTGTGTGCATCTCAGTGGCCAACAACCGGTTGTTCGTCGGCTCTATCCCCAAGAACAAGAGCAAGCAGGAGATCTTCGACGAGTTTGGCAAAGTCACAA ACGGGCTTAAGGATGTGATCATCTACTACATGCCTGAGGACAAGAGAAAGAACCGAGGCTTTGCCTTCCTGGAGTACCTGTCACACAAGGAGGCGTCGCTGGCCAGGCGAAGGCTCATGAGCGGGCGCATCAAGGTCTGGGGCAACATCACAGTCACGGTCGACTGGGCCGACCCCATCGAAGAGCCAGACGATGAGGTCATGTCGAAG GTTAAGGTGCTGTATGTGAGGAACCTTGCTGTTGAAGCTGCCGAGGAGATCATCCAAGCAAAGTTTGAGCCGTACGGGACAGTAGAGAGAGTCAAAAAGATCAAGGACTACGCCTTCGTCCACTTTGAGAACAGAGAAGATGCCATCAAG GCCATGGAAGATCTGAATGGCAAGGAGCTGGAAGGGTCTGCCATGGAAATCTCACTCGCCAAGCCACCAtcggagaagaagaaagagaggaAGAGGCAGAGAGAGCAGGAAAAGATGATGGGCGG CTATGACTACGATGGGTTTGGTGGTGGCCGCGGAGGCCCCATGCGTGGTCGAGGCCGTGGTGGTTTCGATCGCCGCGGTCGAGACTACGGGGGAGACTATGGCTACGGTGGCGGCTATGACGACTACGGCTATGGGGGATACGCCGAGGACTACCGTGGAGGCTACGATGACCCTTACTACAATGACCCCTACTACGGTGGCGGTTACGACCGTTACGATGACTATGGCTATGGTGGTGGTTATGGTGGCCGCGGCGGCCGTGGCCGCGGTGGTCCGATGGGCCCTCCCCGCGGGGGCATGGGACCCCGCGGTGCTCCTCGGGGCCGTGCTGGCTTCTCGCCACGAGGCGGGGCCGCCCGGGGAGGCCGCGGCGGCCGAGGGGGGACGCAGCAGCGCGGTAGAGGGGGTCGCGGGGGCGGCCGTGGGGGTGGCACTAGGGGGGGCGCCAAGAGGAAGGCTGACGGGCAGGGAAATCAGGGGCCCGACACGAAGCGCCGTGCCAACAACCAAGGAGGAGGCCAGTGGCAGTCTGCTCCCATTGCTCAGCAGCCTCTCGCCAGCCAGGACTGGGGCGGCCAGGGCTACAGCGGCGGATCTTCCAGCGGTGGTCAGGAATGGTACCAGGACTCCTACGGCCAGCAGTGGAAATAG
- the LOC118422459 gene encoding heterogeneous nuclear ribonucleoprotein R-like isoform X4, whose product MEETEQQEPMETSQSGDQGLPQSVQDALNKMYEEGVLSPEDLDERALDALREFDESGAHDVLKQFAESDLSHVQNKSAFLCGVMKTYRQRNKNKQNQQGDASKKGPDETKIKEILDRTGYKLDVTTGQRKYAMPVTEEEEKEMTDKLTQQGHTSQSSMVFVSKIPRDMFEDELIPLFEKPGPIFDLRLMMDPLSGQNRGYAFVTYTTKESAQDAVKQLDNYEIRKGRWLGVCISVANNRLFVGSIPKNKSKQEIFDEFGKVTNGLKDVIIYYMPEDKRKNRGFAFLEYLSHKEASLARRRLMSGRIKVWGNITVTVDWADPIEEPDDEVMSKVKVLYVRNLAVEAAEEIIQAKFEPYGTVERVKKIKDYAFVHFENREDAIKAMEDLNGKELEGSAMEISLAKPPSEKKKERKRQREQEKMMGGYDYDGFGGGRGGPMRGRGRGGFDRRGRDYGGDYGYGGGYDDYGYGGYAEDYRGGYDDPYYNDPYYGGGYDRYDDYGYGGGYGGRGGRGRGGPMGPPRGGMGPRGAPRGRAGFSPRGGAARGGRGGRGGTQQRGRGGRGGGRGGGTRGGAKRKADGQGNQGPDTKRRANNQGGGQWQSAPIAQQPLASQDWGGQGYSGGSSSGGQEWYQDSYGQQWK is encoded by the exons ATGGAGGAGACCGAGCAGCAGGAGCCCATGGAGACCTCGCAGAGTGGCGACCAGGGCCTGCCGCAATCCGTACAAGATGCACTAAACAAGATGTATGAAGAAG GTGTTCTTTCACCTGAGGACCTGGACGAGAGAGCGTTGGACGCCCTGCGCGAGTTCGACGAGTCTGGCGCCCACGACGTCCTGAAACAGTTCGCTGAGAGCGACCTATCACATGTACAGAACAAAAGTGCGTTCCTGTGTGGCGTCATGAAGACGTACCGACAACGGAACAAGAACAAACAGAACCAACAGGGCGATGCTTCCAAGAAGGGACCTGATGAGACAAAAATCAAA GAAATCCTGGACAGAACGGGATACAAACTTGATGTGACGACAGGACAGCGCAAGTACGCAATGCCGGTCACagaggaagaagagaaagaaatgaCAGACAAGCTCACACAG CAAGGACATACCTCCCAGAGTAGCATG GTGTTTGTCAGTAAGATACCGAGAGACATGTTTGAAGATGAGCTCATTCCTCTGTTTGAGAAGCCCGGACCCATCTTTGACCTCAG GCTGATGATGGACCCACTCAGCGGACAGAACAGAGGCTATGCTTTCGTCACGTATACCACTAAGGAATCTGCACAGGATGCTGTCAAACAG CTTGACAACTATGAGATCAGAAAGGGACGCTGGCTGGGTGTGTGCATCTCAGTGGCCAACAACCGGTTGTTCGTCGGCTCTATCCCCAAGAACAAGAGCAAGCAGGAGATCTTCGACGAGTTTGGCAAAGTCACAA ACGGGCTTAAGGATGTGATCATCTACTACATGCCTGAGGACAAGAGAAAGAACCGAGGCTTTGCCTTCCTGGAGTACCTGTCACACAAGGAGGCGTCGCTGGCCAGGCGAAGGCTCATGAGCGGGCGCATCAAGGTCTGGGGCAACATCACAGTCACGGTCGACTGGGCCGACCCCATCGAAGAGCCAGACGATGAGGTCATGTCGAAG GTTAAGGTGCTGTATGTGAGGAACCTTGCTGTTGAAGCTGCCGAGGAGATCATCCAAGCAAAGTTTGAGCCGTACGGGACAGTAGAGAGAGTCAAAAAGATCAAGGACTACGCCTTCGTCCACTTTGAGAACAGAGAAGATGCCATCAAG GCCATGGAAGATCTGAATGGCAAGGAGCTGGAAGGGTCTGCCATGGAAATCTCACTCGCCAAGCCACCAtcggagaagaagaaagagaggaAGAGGCAGAGAGAGCAGGAAAAGATGATGGGCGG CTATGACTACGATGGGTTTGGTGGTGGCCGCGGAGGCCCCATGCGTGGTCGAGGCCGTGGTGGTTTCGATCGCCGCGGTCGAGACTACGGGGGAGACTATGGCTACGGTGGCGGCTATGACGACTACGGCTATGGGGGATACGCCGAGGACTACCGTGGAGGCTACGATGACCCTTACTACAATGACCCCTACTACGGTGGCGGTTACGACCGTTACGATGACTATGGCTATGGTGGTGGTTATGGTGGCCGCGGCGGCCGTGGCCGCGGTGGTCCGATGGGCCCTCCCCGCGGGGGCATGGGACCCCGCGGTGCTCCTCGGGGCCGTGCTGGCTTCTCGCCACGAGGCGGGGCCGCCCGGGGAGGCCGCGGCGGCCGAGGGGGGACGCAGCAGCGCGGTAGAGGGGGTCGCGGGGGCGGCCGTGGGGGTGGCACTAGGGGGGGCGCCAAGAGGAAGGCTGACGGGCAGGGAAATCAGGGGCCCGACACGAAGCGCCGTGCCAACAACCAAGGAGGAGGCCAGTGGCAGTCTGCTCCCATTGCTCAGCAGCCTCTCGCCAGCCAGGACTGGGGCGGCCAGGGCTACAGCGGCGGATCTTCCAGCGGTGGTCAGGAATGGTACCAGGACTCCTACGGCCAGCAGTGGAAATAG
- the LOC118422459 gene encoding heterogeneous nuclear ribonucleoprotein R-like isoform X5: protein MEETEQQEPMETSQSGDQGLPQSVQDALNKMYEEGVLSPEDLDERALDALREFDESGAHDVLKQFAESDLSHVQNKSAFLCGVMKTYRQRNKNKQNQQGDASKKGPDETKIKEILDRTGYKLDVTTGQRKYAMPVTEEEEKEMTDKLTQVFVSKIPRDMFEDELIPLFEKPGPIFDLRLMMDPLSGQNRGYAFVTYTTKESAQDAVKQLDNYEIRKGRWLGVCISVANNRLFVGSIPKNKSKQEIFDEFGKVTNGLKDVIIYYMPEDKRKNRGFAFLEYLSHKEASLARRRLMSGRIKVWGNITVTVDWADPIEEPDDEVMSKVKVLYVRNLAVEAAEEIIQAKFEPYGTVERVKKIKDYAFVHFENREDAIKAMEDLNGKELEGSAMEISLAKPPSEKKKERKRQREQEKMMGGYDYDGFGGGRGGPMRGRGRGGFDRRGRDYGGDYGYGGGYDDYGYGGYAEDYRGGYDDPYYNDPYYGGGYDRYDDYGYGGGYGGRGGRGRGGPMGPPRGGMGPRGAPRGRAGFSPRGGAARGGRGGRGGTQQRGRGGRGGGRGGGTRGGAKRKADGQGNQGPDTKRRANNQGGGQWQSAPIAQQPLASQDWGGQGYSGGSSSGGQEWYQDSYGQQWK from the exons ATGGAGGAGACCGAGCAGCAGGAGCCCATGGAGACCTCGCAGAGTGGCGACCAGGGCCTGCCGCAATCCGTACAAGATGCACTAAACAAGATGTATGAAGAAG GTGTTCTTTCACCTGAGGACCTGGACGAGAGAGCGTTGGACGCCCTGCGCGAGTTCGACGAGTCTGGCGCCCACGACGTCCTGAAACAGTTCGCTGAGAGCGACCTATCACATGTACAGAACAAAAGTGCGTTCCTGTGTGGCGTCATGAAGACGTACCGACAACGGAACAAGAACAAACAGAACCAACAGGGCGATGCTTCCAAGAAGGGACCTGATGAGACAAAAATCAAA GAAATCCTGGACAGAACGGGATACAAACTTGATGTGACGACAGGACAGCGCAAGTACGCAATGCCGGTCACagaggaagaagagaaagaaatgaCAGACAAGCTCACACAG GTGTTTGTCAGTAAGATACCGAGAGACATGTTTGAAGATGAGCTCATTCCTCTGTTTGAGAAGCCCGGACCCATCTTTGACCTCAG GCTGATGATGGACCCACTCAGCGGACAGAACAGAGGCTATGCTTTCGTCACGTATACCACTAAGGAATCTGCACAGGATGCTGTCAAACAG CTTGACAACTATGAGATCAGAAAGGGACGCTGGCTGGGTGTGTGCATCTCAGTGGCCAACAACCGGTTGTTCGTCGGCTCTATCCCCAAGAACAAGAGCAAGCAGGAGATCTTCGACGAGTTTGGCAAAGTCACAA ACGGGCTTAAGGATGTGATCATCTACTACATGCCTGAGGACAAGAGAAAGAACCGAGGCTTTGCCTTCCTGGAGTACCTGTCACACAAGGAGGCGTCGCTGGCCAGGCGAAGGCTCATGAGCGGGCGCATCAAGGTCTGGGGCAACATCACAGTCACGGTCGACTGGGCCGACCCCATCGAAGAGCCAGACGATGAGGTCATGTCGAAG GTTAAGGTGCTGTATGTGAGGAACCTTGCTGTTGAAGCTGCCGAGGAGATCATCCAAGCAAAGTTTGAGCCGTACGGGACAGTAGAGAGAGTCAAAAAGATCAAGGACTACGCCTTCGTCCACTTTGAGAACAGAGAAGATGCCATCAAG GCCATGGAAGATCTGAATGGCAAGGAGCTGGAAGGGTCTGCCATGGAAATCTCACTCGCCAAGCCACCAtcggagaagaagaaagagaggaAGAGGCAGAGAGAGCAGGAAAAGATGATGGGCGG CTATGACTACGATGGGTTTGGTGGTGGCCGCGGAGGCCCCATGCGTGGTCGAGGCCGTGGTGGTTTCGATCGCCGCGGTCGAGACTACGGGGGAGACTATGGCTACGGTGGCGGCTATGACGACTACGGCTATGGGGGATACGCCGAGGACTACCGTGGAGGCTACGATGACCCTTACTACAATGACCCCTACTACGGTGGCGGTTACGACCGTTACGATGACTATGGCTATGGTGGTGGTTATGGTGGCCGCGGCGGCCGTGGCCGCGGTGGTCCGATGGGCCCTCCCCGCGGGGGCATGGGACCCCGCGGTGCTCCTCGGGGCCGTGCTGGCTTCTCGCCACGAGGCGGGGCCGCCCGGGGAGGCCGCGGCGGCCGAGGGGGGACGCAGCAGCGCGGTAGAGGGGGTCGCGGGGGCGGCCGTGGGGGTGGCACTAGGGGGGGCGCCAAGAGGAAGGCTGACGGGCAGGGAAATCAGGGGCCCGACACGAAGCGCCGTGCCAACAACCAAGGAGGAGGCCAGTGGCAGTCTGCTCCCATTGCTCAGCAGCCTCTCGCCAGCCAGGACTGGGGCGGCCAGGGCTACAGCGGCGGATCTTCCAGCGGTGGTCAGGAATGGTACCAGGACTCCTACGGCCAGCAGTGGAAATAG